Sequence from the Methanobrevibacter boviskoreani JH1 genome:
ATTAATATTATTTCTGAACGTACTTCTTATGCGGAAGATATCGTTAAAGCTAAAACTTATTTAGATATGGATATTTATGATGAAAAAAGAGAAAAATCCATCCATGATAAGGCTAAAAAATTAGCTTCACAAAAAGGTATCGATCAGGATATCTTATTTGAAATATTAGATGATTTGGCTCTTTTAAGTAAACGTAAACAGAAACATATCTTAGATGAATTAGAATAATAAAAATTTACTTTAAAAAATATGGAGGCATGACTATGGGAAATATAAGAACTACTTTTGTAAAACGTATATCAAGAGAACTTATTGAAACTCACAGT
This genomic interval carries:
- a CDS encoding chorismate mutase; the protein is MDEDIKKSLFENEKQAKETLKFSRMEIDKLDNDLINIISERTSYAEDIVKAKTYLDMDIYDEKREKSIHDKAKKLASQKGIDQDILFEILDDLALLSKRKQKHILDELE